From the genome of Methanothrix soehngenii GP6:
AGAGCACACTTCAGAAGGGTATTAGCAATCTATTGGCTGGTCCTCATCTGTTCGATCATCTCTTGAGCAGCTCTGTAGTAAGCATCCCTGGGCATCAGCTCTCTGCTCACCGCCTTCTCCATATCCTCTGAGATCCTGCCGTCTTTTATCAGCTGGTGGCCAGCCTGCTTTGCTGCCTTGAAGATGCCTTCGATCAGTGCTGTCTCACCGGCTTTTATCATTTCATTCATGCCCTCTGCCATGGGCCTGAGAAGCGCGCCGGCAAACTCGCAGCCATCTTGTGGGTTGTCGTAGATGGCCTTCATCTGCACAAGAAGCGGATCGAACATGGAAATCTCCCAGGCGGAGCAGGTGGAGACGAGAACCGCTTTTTGCATCTTTGATCTGGGTTGGCCCATCACATAGGCCGGTAGCTGTCTGTCCATCAGAGTCTTAAGAGGGCCGGTAATTCCCGAATAATAGACCGGACTGGCCCAGACGATGACATCTGCATTTTTGATCTTTGGGAGGATGGTCTTCATGTCATCGTCTTTGGCGCAGGTGCCGGGATTCACAAACCAGCAGCTCATGTCTCCGCTGCAGGGCTCTATGTTCAGCTTCCAGGAATAGATCAGCTCAACATTTGCTCCCGCTTCCTTCAAGCCTTCCAGGAATGGATTCAAGATCTTCGCCGTATTTCCCTCGTTCATGTGAGGGCTTCCGTTTATGGCCAGGATGTCCATTTTATATCACACTGATATTTGTATTGGCCAATTGCTTATGTACATATCTTTTCACATAAATGGAATTTGGCTCTCTATCCAGACATCAGAGCAAATCATACTGCTCGATTCCTCTATCGAGCCACCAGATCTATCAGATCCTGATCGATGGGAGTTCTCTCGTCCACTGCGGACAGGAGCTCATCGTGAATAGAGCTCTCTGAGTAAAATAGGGTCACCAGGACGCCTGCATCCTTTGCCGCCTCGATGGCGGGGAGAAAATCGCTGTCCCCAGTGACGATAACCGCTTTTCCGATCATCCGCCCGCAGCTCAGCCGGACCAGGTCCGCGGCCAGGGCGATGTCCACCCTCTTTTGCACAAACTCTCCTCCCACCCGGCCCAGCCGCCCCAGCTTAACCTCGAATCTGGGGAGCTTTCGCAGAGTATAGACGAACTTGTCCATGGAGGCAAACCTGCGGCTCTCCTCGTCAGTGGAGGGACAGCTCTGGTAAGGCATGCAATTATAATAATAGGTCCGAAGACGCTCATAGTTGCCACAAAGAATGTCAGAAAAACGGGCGAGGTCGATCTTCGGCTTCCCGAAATCAACATCCAAAATCTTAGTCAGATACGCACCATCGATGAAGACTGCTGCACGATCAGCCAAACTGTTCACATCCAAGTCCATAATTACTGCCATCCTGGAAGAACGGCAGTGATCATTATCTCTGCTTGCTAACTCATTCCAACGTATATCTAATTTGCGTTTAGGGACAGCCTTTTCCCTTTTGATCGTTGCCACTTTTTACAATTTTGGTATAGTAACAGATTTTCGGCTCTTTGCTGAATTATGTGTGCTGGCCTGGCAGATATTGCAGCCTCTGTCTCTCTGCGCCTCTCAAGTTGGGTCAGAGGATCGCGGTTCACCTCATAAGCGCAGAGACAGAGAATTTGTGATTTAAGTTCACCAATAATAAATAGCGAGGAGCCAAATCTATTTCCGTCTCCTCCGGGCACCTGCCATCCCCAGACTGATCATGGCTAGAACCAGCAGTGCTCCAAAGCCTGGAGTAGTCTGTGCTGCGGATTCTACCGCCTCTTGGAACTCGCTGATTTCCATCGCTGCCTCAGCCAACGCCTCTTCTACCGCAAATCCGCCGGTCCTTGTCCCTCTGGTTGCTATCCTCTCCTTTTCTTTGGGGAAATCGTGTCAGAATATGCAGTTGATTTCCAAAGTCCGATCTGTATTGTGGACGATATGACTGGAGAAGGCTGTTTTTCAGTGGCGTCGCGCGCGAAAAAAAACGCGCGGTAGTGCCCTGGCCCCCTCAACGCCGGGGTGGCTTGGATAACAACAATTGACGAGGTTAAACTACAAACCCATAGCCAGGACGAAGTGCCATAGTTGCTCTGTTTACTGCTAAAAGCAGAATTCTCTGTACCTGCAGCTTCCTGGATTTGGGCACCTTCCAGGATCGCGCTCATAAAATATAAGGTCTTGTTTGCTGTCCCTTTCCTCAATGAACCACTGACGGACCTCATCGCTGATGATGAAGAAATCCCTCTCGATATGAGGTGTGGGGTGATTTTTTGGGAAGCTCAGGTAGACTGTGCAGCCGATGTTGATGGGAACCTCATAAAGGCTCTCGTAGACCAAGGCATAGCCGGTGGCAGAGAGCCGATGAAAGTCCCTCTTCTGCCCGGTCTTCAGATCGCATATCAGCATCCCGCCCATATTGATGGCATCAGCAGAGAGGTTGCGGCTTAAGCCCAAGTACTTACCATCGAGCTTGTGCTCTACAACAAAAGGCAGAGCATGATTGATCAGAGAATCATCGCTGAGGTATTTATATTTGGCAAGATAGGCAAAGATGGAAGAAACTATTCTGCTCACCTCGAATGACCAGAGCTTTCTCAGGTTATCGCTGACGCTTTGGCCGGCCTCTGCAGAGGGTGAGAATTTTGTTTGCGAGAGCTGCTCATTAGCTTCAACTATGGCGTCATCAAGCCGTTCCATCAAGATACCTGGCAGCTCGGCACAGATGCTCATGCCTTCTTTGTAGATGAGCCTCTTGGCAGTGGGATAAAGCTCTGCCATAGCCTGATGGTAGATGCGCCCTGCCACCATCTCCTCGCTGGCCGGGACGCTGACCTTCTGCACATGTCTCAGATAAGTGTCCCGACCGGTCTCGCAGTACCTGTCAGAGACCTCCCAGACGGGCATCAGTATATCATGTGGCGGCGATAGCTCAGAGCAGTGCCAGTTCCAGCCCCTGAGGTCCTCTGCTATTCCTCTCTCTCGTGTGCTCGGAATAAGCTTTTTTAAGAGATATTTGCGTTCTTCTTCGGAAAAGAAATACATGCACCCTCCAATAATGTATTGGAATAATTATATTATTTCTCTGTATGTGGTTTGGGCAAAATATTTCCAACACAGTACTTTCTATATTCGCAGTCTATGCATCGAGCGGAATTCCTGGTTCCTGCTGGCTCAATCTCATCCTCAATTATCTGAGCTATTTTTTCGATCATCTTCAGAGTGCGTCTGCGGATCTCATCGCCAAAGTCAATCTGCACATTTTTCTGATCCCTACTGTAATGGATGAAGCCCCGTCGGACGATGGTCTTAAAGCTCTCTTCTACCAGAAGGGCATAGGCGGCAAGCTGATACTTGTGGTTCAGGTGGATGCTTCCCTTATGGGATTGGCCGAACTTGTAGTCTACAGGTATGAATTCCCGGTTGGTTCTCACCAGGTAGTCTAAGACCCCTCTCAGGCCGAGGGTGCTGCTTTCCATTTCCACCCTGAACATTTTCTCTGCCTGGTCCAGCTCCGGATCGTAGAAGATCGCTCCCTTGCGGCGCTTCTCTTTGGCGGTGATTGAATCGTGCATCTCTATGCCCGTTTGCAGCTTCTGGTCAGGAGGTTTGGGAATGTGAAGGACATGGTCGAAGTAGATTATCTTTGGACAGTAAAGGTACTGCTTCACGTCGCTTACTGTGATCATCTCTCATATCCTTCCTTCACGATTCTTCACTTGCCATCACTTGCCTTCACTTGTCTCTGCTTGTCTTCGCTTTCTCTCATGGCTAAAAGACGGACACGTCCTCCTCCTCGACCTCATAGATCTCGCCGATGCTATCTTTGAGGGAGAAACATTTGCTGCACATCGGATAGAACTGAATGTTTCCCTCCTTTTCGTGCATCATTCTCTCCAGCCGCAGGCGAAGCTTTTCTCTGGTGTTGTGGTTCATGATGCCCCAAAAGGCGCTCTTCTGGATGCGGATGCAGCCGAAGTCCAGCAGAACTTTGGCCACCCTGGCTCTCAGGCTGTTATCACTGATATCGTAGATGATTATGGTATCCACTGGCACCTCCCAGGAATCATCACGAACTCCATCACCATCTTGGGGTGAATGGCTCGTAACATGGCCTCTCTCCGCGGAGGAAGGTAGCAACAGATGATGCCTGAGAACGGATGATGTTTCTCAGGATCTGGCTCTTCTCTCGGTAGGTTATTCTCTCGTCCAGTCGGCCATAGAATGCCTTGGAGGCAATCTTTATGCCGTCCTTAGTCATGCGGCAGTCATCCTGAAAGTGGCCTTGCCGCATCTCCCTGGCTAGGCTCACCACCACCCTGTCCACCACCAGGGGCCTGAACTCCTCCATCATGTCGTAGACCAGCTTTTCTTTGCCTGGCCGGTCGGCATGAAGAAAGCCGGCGTAGGGGTCCAGTCCTGCATAAAGGATTGCTGCCCAGACCTCCTGCTCCAGGAGATAGTAGCCGAAGTTCAAGAGAGAGTTGATCTGGTCCCTGGCTGCAGGGTAGTCTCGGCCGGGGAAGCTCCAGTCATCTGGGATCAGCTTGGCCCAGGTCCTCCAGTAGATCTCCGCCCCTATTCCCTCCACTCCCATGATCTCTCCCCGGACATCATCCACCTTCCCTTTTATGAGATTGAGCCTGGGGATGAGCTCCTCTATCTGATTAGAATTATTGCGGAACTCTCCCCAAAGGTCCTGCCTTTCGCCCTTCCACTTTTTTGCGAATGATTTTAAGAGGGAGGCCTGATTTTTCAATTTGCCGCGGACGAAGGATCTGGCCAGGTTGGTTCCGCGGGAGTCGTTATAGGCATTGTACTGCTCCCTTCTGGTCTTCACTGTTCCTCCCAGGCTTGCCGGGATGAGCCTGGCCATGGGCTTGCCATAGTAGCTGGCGAAGACCACCTCGACACCCAGCTCGTCTGCCATCTGAATGGCATCGGAGGAGACAGAGATTCCGCTGCCCAGCACCAATATCTGCTCCACTCCCCGAGCAGGCACGAGCACATCGGGCAGATCCTTTCTAGTGATGCGAAACTGCTCGCTGGATTTGCCCAAGAATGTCCCCCGGTCAGAGAGGATGATGCGAGACATTTGAGAAATATTGGTTTCATAGGGGATATTACTTTCGGATGGCAAGGAAAAAGTTTAAAGTGCTATGGGTTCATTTGAGGCCAGGATTGGAGTGCAATGCTGAAACCATCATTGATTGACGGATACGCTTCCTTCTTCAAGGAAATCACAAGTTATTGCCCATATCCATATCAAGAGAAGGTCTTCTCATTGCTTGATCGTGGAAAATCCGTAGTTCTTCGAGCCCCCACTGGCTCAGGAAAAACTCTATCAGTTATTATGCCTTATCTATATCTCAGAAAAAATAATGAGAAAATGGCGGATAGAATAATCTACGCTTTACCTATGCGTGCTTTGGCTTTTGACCTTTATAATTCGACAATACAGACAGCCGAAAAGGCCGGATTTTGTGTAGTAGAAGATCCTGAGAAAAGGAGCGGCGAAGACAGAGATTCGGAGATTTGCATAACAATACAGACGGGAGAACTCCAAAACGATCACTTTTTTGAAGGAGATATAATTTTCACAACTATTGATCAACTGCTATCTGGTTATCTAACATTGCCCGTATCGCTTCCAGATAGACTCGGAAATATAAATATAGGTGCAATAATTGGGTCGTTAATTGTATTTGATGAAGTACATCTGATGGAGTTTCAAAGATCATTCTTAACTGCAACAGAGATGATGAATAGATTCGAGGGCTTGGCCCAGTTTTTTGTTATGACTGCCACTTTGACTGAGCCCACGCAGAAATGGCTGGCAAAGCAAATAAAGGCTGAACCCATAACCTGTAGCATAAATGAGTTAAAGAGCGTACCCGGCTATGAGAAAAGGAGCAGAGTTTATTCATTTGAAAATAGTCCGATATCCTCAGACACAGTAATCAAGAATCACAGACAAAAGACGTTGGTCATATGTAATAGAGTAGATAAAGCCCAACAAATCTATTCAGAGCTCAAGGAAAAGCTCATAAATGCAGATACGAAAATAGCTCTTCTGCACAGTCGCTTTTTTAAGAGGGATAGGAGCGAGATAGAGAAGAATCTGCAGCTTTGGTTTGGTAAAAGATCTGAGGATGTAAATGCAATACTGGTTTCAACCCAAGTTGTTGAAGCAGGAATTGATATTTCGTGCAATACGATGCATACCGAGTTAGCTCCCGCAAATTCTCTTATCCAGCGTGCTGGGCGATGTGCAAGGTATTCAGGAACGGGTAATGTATTCATTCATGAAATAGAGGATCCATCTAATCCACTTCCTTACCCTAAAAATGAAGTTGATGCTACCAGAAAAGAGATAAAGAATTTCAGAGAAAAAGAGCTTGATCCAGATTTTGAGAAGGATTTGGTTGAACGAGTTCATGCTCCTCTTGATGATTCAAGGCTAATTGATTCTCTTCAGAATCGTCGCGGTGAAGTGAATGAGGCAATGGATCACGGTCATTCTTCCAGCATTCAAAAGCTGATAAGAGAGGTGGACAGCGTTAATATTATTCTCACTCCAAATCCTCATAGCGAAAATTTGGAGATTTCATGGCCCGAGATGCTATCTGTTCCGAGATCAACATTATACAAGTTGAAAAAGAAGGGTGCAGATGATTGGATCTTCAAGATTCCTATCTTCAGCGATGATGAAGAGTTCAAAGGCGTAAAATGGGAAAAGGTGGAATCTGTCCGAGATATTTCCTGGCTGGTTGCATTGAATCCCAAATTTGCCAGGTATTCTCAGGAAGTTGGCCTGATATTTGGTGAAGAGGGGACGAGGTGCATTATCCTAAATAAAAAATCCCCGTATAAAAGCTATAAATATTCTTGCGAATCCTTCCA
Proteins encoded in this window:
- a CDS encoding NYN domain-containing protein yields the protein MDLDVNSLADRAAVFIDGAYLTKILDVDFGKPKIDLARFSDILCGNYERLRTYYYNCMPYQSCPSTDEESRRFASMDKFVYTLRKLPRFEVKLGRLGRVGGEFVQKRVDIALAADLVRLSCGRMIGKAVIVTGDSDFLPAIEAAKDAGVLVTLFYSESSIHDELLSAVDERTPIDQDLIDLVAR
- the cas4a gene encoding type I-A CRISPR-associated protein Cas4/Csa1, with translation MYFFSEEERKYLLKKLIPSTRERGIAEDLRGWNWHCSELSPPHDILMPVWEVSDRYCETGRDTYLRHVQKVSVPASEEMVAGRIYHQAMAELYPTAKRLIYKEGMSICAELPGILMERLDDAIVEANEQLSQTKFSPSAEAGQSVSDNLRKLWSFEVSRIVSSIFAYLAKYKYLSDDSLINHALPFVVEHKLDGKYLGLSRNLSADAINMGGMLICDLKTGQKRDFHRLSATGYALVYESLYEVPINIGCTVYLSFPKNHPTPHIERDFFIISDEVRQWFIEERDSKQDLIFYERDPGRCPNPGSCRYREFCF
- the cas3 gene encoding CRISPR-associated helicase Cas3'; translated protein: MIDGYASFFKEITSYCPYPYQEKVFSLLDRGKSVVLRAPTGSGKTLSVIMPYLYLRKNNEKMADRIIYALPMRALAFDLYNSTIQTAEKAGFCVVEDPEKRSGEDRDSEICITIQTGELQNDHFFEGDIIFTTIDQLLSGYLTLPVSLPDRLGNINIGAIIGSLIVFDEVHLMEFQRSFLTATEMMNRFEGLAQFFVMTATLTEPTQKWLAKQIKAEPITCSINELKSVPGYEKRSRVYSFENSPISSDTVIKNHRQKTLVICNRVDKAQQIYSELKEKLINADTKIALLHSRFFKRDRSEIEKNLQLWFGKRSEDVNAILVSTQVVEAGIDISCNTMHTELAPANSLIQRAGRCARYSGTGNVFIHEIEDPSNPLPYPKNEVDATRKEIKNFREKELDPDFEKDLVERVHAPLDDSRLIDSLQNRRGEVNEAMDHGHSSSIQKLIREVDSVNIILTPNPHSENLEISWPEMLSVPRSTLYKLKKKGADDWIFKIPIFSDDEEFKGVKWEKVESVRDISWLVALNPKFARYSQEVGLIFGEEGTRCIILNKKSPYKSYKYSCESFQEHTHRVIAEARSLIPLSDKGIMKLSKKMRLDRNHSIEKMILLACALHDTGKLSVRWQGAMNRWQGISNPNAEQFIKGLPLAHTTYDPVKDWIRMQELKIQKGPHAAEGAYAVFTMIFKGSQTMLGDGDDTQNMAIGIMAAIARHHGPRTSNLQPFELIPQAKNVLNDAMKTLEIDLGDMEISETPNKDVIDSFRQYLKISEIDNGIFLYWLSVRIIRLADQRATSKIGA
- the cas4 gene encoding CRISPR-associated protein Cas4 → MITVSDVKQYLYCPKIIYFDHVLHIPKPPDQKLQTGIEMHDSITAKEKRRKGAIFYDPELDQAEKMFRVEMESSTLGLRGVLDYLVRTNREFIPVDYKFGQSHKGSIHLNHKYQLAAYALLVEESFKTIVRRGFIHYSRDQKNVQIDFGDEIRRRTLKMIEKIAQIIEDEIEPAGTRNSARCIDCEYRKYCVGNILPKPHTEK
- the cas2 gene encoding CRISPR-associated endonuclease Cas2 → MDTIIIYDISDNSLRARVAKVLLDFGCIRIQKSAFWGIMNHNTREKLRLRLERMMHEKEGNIQFYPMCSKCFSLKDSIGEIYEVEEEDVSVF
- the cas1 gene encoding CRISPR-associated endonuclease Cas1 is translated as MSRIILSDRGTFLGKSSEQFRITRKDLPDVLVPARGVEQILVLGSGISVSSDAIQMADELGVEVVFASYYGKPMARLIPASLGGTVKTRREQYNAYNDSRGTNLARSFVRGKLKNQASLLKSFAKKWKGERQDLWGEFRNNSNQIEELIPRLNLIKGKVDDVRGEIMGVEGIGAEIYWRTWAKLIPDDWSFPGRDYPAARDQINSLLNFGYYLLEQEVWAAILYAGLDPYAGFLHADRPGKEKLVYDMMEEFRPLVVDRVVVSLAREMRQGHFQDDCRMTKDGIKIASKAFYGRLDERITYREKSQILRNIIRSQASSVATFLRGERPCYEPFTPRW
- a CDS encoding flavodoxin family protein, which codes for MDILAINGSPHMNEGNTAKILNPFLEGLKEAGANVELIYSWKLNIEPCSGDMSCWFVNPGTCAKDDDMKTILPKIKNADVIVWASPVYYSGITGPLKTLMDRQLPAYVMGQPRSKMQKAVLVSTCSAWEISMFDPLLVQMKAIYDNPQDGCEFAGALLRPMAEGMNEMIKAGETALIEGIFKAAKQAGHQLIKDGRISEDMEKAVSRELMPRDAYYRAAQEMIEQMRTSQ